Proteins from a single region of Parambassis ranga chromosome 16, fParRan2.1, whole genome shotgun sequence:
- the ldlrad4b gene encoding low-density lipoprotein receptor class A domain-containing protein 4: protein MQNLTAPGGPGNSNVTCSCNCTASQPQGMEISELEFVQIVIIIVVMTVMVVVIICLLNHYKLSTWSFITRQSQARRHDHALQQDGCLWPSDSGSRQGASEVLYAPQARDRFTAPSFMQRDRFSRFQPTYPYLQHQIDLPPTISLSDGEEPPPYQGPCTLQLRDPEQQMELNRESVRAPPNRTIYDSDLIDMGGGGSLGGVGGGGGGGGGGGGGGGGGGGIGGGGPRPPSSNSGISVANSSSHGRMEGPPPAYSEVMGHYPGSTFFLHQHSNNQRVGRPGGPGSRTIQQQSQSESTIVPAKAKDGQPEDLV from the exons ctgaactGGAGTTTGTTCAgatcgtcatcatcatcgtggtgatgacagtgatggtggtggtgatcaTCTGCCTGCTCAATCACTACAAGCTCTCCACCTGGTCCTTTATAACAAGGCAGAGCCAGGCCCGCAGGCACGACCATGCCCTACAGCAG GACGGGTGTCTGTGGCCTTCAGACAGTGGCTCTCGACAAGGTGCCTCGGAG gtATTATACGCTCCTCAGGCCAGGGATCGCTTCACCGCTCCCTCCTTCATGCAGCGTGACCGCTTCAGCCGCTTCCAGCCCACCTACCCCTACCTGCAGCACCAGATCGACCTGCCGCCCACTATCTCGCTGTCGGACGGCGAGGAGCCCCCGCCGTACCAGGGGCCCTGCACCCTGCAACTGCGAGACCCCGAGCAGCAGATGGAGCTCAACCGTGAGTCGGTGAGGGCGCCGCCCAACAGGACCATCTACGACAGTGACTTGATCGACATGGGAGGAGGCGGGAGCTTGGGaggggtgggaggaggaggaggaggaggaggaggaggagggggaggaggaggaggaggaggaggcatagGGGGAGGAGGCCCAAGGCCACCCAGCAGTAACTCTGGCATCAGCGTGGCCAACTCCAGCAGCCACGGGCGCATGGAGGGCCCCCCTCCTGCGTACAGCGAGGTGATGGGCCACTACCCCGGCTCAACGTTCTTTCTACACCAGCACAGCAATAACCAGAGGGTGGGGAGGCCGGGGGGGCCGGGGAGCAGGACGATCCAGCAGCAGAGCCAATCAGAAAGCACAATTGTACCTGCCAAGGCCAAGGATGGCCAACCAGAGGACCTGGTGTGA